In Bactrocera oleae isolate idBacOlea1 chromosome 3, idBacOlea1, whole genome shotgun sequence, a genomic segment contains:
- the Agpat2 gene encoding 1-acyl-sn-glycerol-3-phosphate acyltransferase alpha: protein MGCVCEIIGLACLLGLILSFSSKAPYQLKMATFIIGSGAIVLICIPLMILRPRDYRNAFIPAWGCRQLCKALGVTMEVQGFENIRAEHGAVVLINHQSFLDLCGLAYLWPVIGRATVVSKKEVLFFPFFGFGAWLWGTLFINRSSKKDSISTLQKESKAIQERNCKLLFFPEGTRNTKETLLPFKKGPFHIALQSQCPIQPVVISKYYFLNREKKSFRPGHAIINILPEIHTAGFGVEDMDKIIESTRNAMEIEYKNVCQEIRRRGH from the exons ATGGGTTGCGTATGCGAGATAATTGGTCTTGCGTGTCTTTTGGGCCTCATCTTAAGTTTCTCCTCCAAGGCCCCATACCAGCTTAAAATGGCAACTTTCATTATTGGATCTGGAGCTATCGTACTTATTTGCATACCCCTTATGATATTAAGGCCGCGGGACTATCGGAACGCATT TATACCTGCATGGGGCTGTCGACAGCTTTGCAAAGCGCTGGGCGTTACAATGGAAgtacaaggttttgaaaatattcggGCGGAACACGGCGCTGTAGTGCTTATCAATCATCAAAGTTTTCTTGACTTGTGCG GATTAGCATATTTATGGCCAGTAATTGGGCGTGCAACGGTAGTGtcgaaaaaagaagttctgTTCTTTCCTTTCTTTGGGTTCGGTGCTTGGCTTTGGGGGACTCTATTCATTAATCGCTCTAGCAAGAAAGATTCCATCAGTACATTGCAGAAGGAGTCCAAGGCTATCCAAGAACGGAATTGTAAACTTTTGTTTTTCCCGGAGGGCACGCGCAACACTAAAGAAACATTGCTGCCATTCAAAAAAGGTCCTTTCCATATTGCTCTTCAAAGCCAATGTCCTATCCAACCGGTGGTTatatctaaatattattttctaaatcgTGAGAAGAAATCGTTCCGTCCTGGACATGCCATCATTAACATCCTACCTGAAATTCATACAGCTGGATTTGGTGTAGAGGATATGGATAAAATTATTGAATCCACCAGGAATGCCATGGAGattgagtataaaaatgtatgtcaaGAAATACGAAGACGTGGACattag